The following nucleotide sequence is from Synechococcus sp. CBW1004.
ATATCCGGCATCGACTTGCGCTCCGGGTTGAGGAAGCGCTCGAACAGCAGGCCGTGCTTGACCGGATCGATGTTGGTGATGCCCAGGGCATAGGCCACCAGCGAGCCTGCCGCCGAGCCCCGTCCGGGCCCCACCGGAATGCCGTGCTCACGGGCGAAACGGATGTAGTCCCACACCACCAGGAAGTAGGTGGGGAAGCCCATCTGCTCCATCACCTGCAGCTCGAAGCGCAGACGCTCGTCGTAGTGCGCCGGGATCTGGGAGGCTTCGGTGAGATGGAGGCGACGGCAGAGGCCCTGCTGGCTCACCTCGGTGAGGTAGGTGACGGCCGTGTGTCCCTCGGGGATCGGGAAGCGAGGCATCTGGTAGCGCCCCAGGATGTCGTAATCCTCCACCTTGTCGGCCACCTTGACGGTGTTGGCGATGGCGGCTTCGATCACCTCCGGCTCAAGATGGTCGGCGAACAGCCGGCCCATCTCCTCCGGGCTCTTGATGTATTCGGTGCCTGTGTAGCGCAGCCGCTTCTCGTCGGTGATCAGCTTGCCGGTGAGCACGCAGAGCAACGCATCGTGGGCCTCCACATCGCCGCTGCTGAGGTAGTGGGCGTCGTTGGTGGCGATCAGCTCGATGCCCAGCTCGGCGCCGATGCGGGCGATCTCGGTGTTGACGATGCGGTCCTCGAGGCCGCCATGATCCTGGATCTCGAGATAGAAATCCTCACCGAACACCTCCTGATACCAGCGGGCCACGTCGCGGGCCACATCGGGGCGACCGCGCAGGATCGCCTGCGGAATCTCACCCCCCAGGCAGGCGGTGGCGACGATCAGCCCCTCGCTGTATTGCTTCAGCAGCTGCTTGTCGATGCAGGCACGCGCAAAGATGCCGCGGCCGCGCATGCCGCGCAGGTGGCTGATGCTGGTGAGCTTCACCAGATTGCGATAGCCGGTGGCGTTCTTGGCCAGCACCACCAGGTGATAGCGGCGTTCCTTCTTCGGCTGCGGATCCTCGATCGAGCCGTTGATGACGTACATCTCATTGCCGATGATCGGCTTGATGCCCGCCTTCGTGCACAGCTTCAGCAGCTCGATGGCGCCGTACATGACGCCATGGTCGGTGAGGGCCAGGGCCGGCATGCCCAGCTCCTTGGCCCGCTCCACCATCGCCGGCAGCTGGCTGGCCCCGTCCAGGAGGCTGTAGTCGCTGTGGTTGTGGAGCGGTACGAAGGCCAAGGGGCGCCAGCCGGGGCCTCCAGGTTAGGAGCGCAGCGCCCAAGATTCAGCGTGCCGCGGCCGCCCGACGGCCTGGATCACACCAGATCTGGTGCCACCAGCGCCGCCTCCGGACGCTGGGCCATCACCTGCGCCGCCTGCTCGTACTGATGGGCCACCTGCAGCAGCCGCTCCTCCTGGAGCACGCCGGTGATCAGCTGCAGGCCGATCGGCAACCCCTGGTCATCGAAGCCGCAGGGGACGCTGATCGCCGGCAGGCCGGCCATGTTGGCCGGAATCGTCAGCAGGTCAGCCAGATACATCGCCAGCGGATCCTCGCTGTGGGCGCCGAAGCCGAAGGCGGTGGTGGGCGAGGTGGGGGTGAGCAGCACGTCCACCGTCTCGAAGGCGCGGTCGAAGTCGCGGCGGATCAGGGTCCGCACCTGCTGCGCCTTTCGGTAGTACGCGTCGACGTAGCCGGCAGAGAGGGCGTAGGTGCCGATGAGGATGCGGCGCTGCACCTCCTCACCGAAGCCCTCGGCGCGGCTGCGGGCGGTCATCTCCGCCAGGCTGGCGGCGTCGCCTGCCCGGTAGCCGTACTTGACGCCGTCGTAACGGGCCAGGTTGGCGGACGCCTCCGACGGGGCGATCACGTAGTAGGTGGCGATGCCGTCGTTGAAGCGGGGGCAGCTCACCTCCACCAGCTCACAGCCGAGGGCCTCCAGCCGGGCGGCGGCGGCCAGCACCGAGGCCTTCACCTGCGGGTCCAGGCCTTCGGCCTCGAAGCACTCGCGCACGATGCCGACCTTCAGGCCCGCCACCGGCTGGCTGAGGGCGGCGCGATAGTCGGGCACCGGTGCCCTGAGGCAGGTGGAATCACGCGGATCAGCGCCGGCGATCACCTGCAGCAGCTCGGCCGCGTCGGCGACGCTGGTGCTGAACGGTCCCACCTGATCGAGCGAGCTGGCGAAGGCCACCAGGCCGTAGCGGCTGACGCGGCCATAGGTGGGCTTGAGGCCCACCACACCGCAGAAGGCGGCGGGCTGACGGATCGATCCGCCGGTATCGGAGCCGAGCGAGGCGACGCACTCCCCGGCGGCGACGGCGGCAGCGCTGCCACCGGAGCTGCCACCGGGCACCTTGTCGGGATTCCAGGGATTGCGGCTGGGGCCGAAGGCCGAGGTCTCGGTGGAGCTGCCCATGGCGAACTCATCGAGGTTGGTCTTGCCCAGCAGCACGGCACCGGCCTGCCACAGCCGGTCGGTGACCGTCGATTCGTAGGGCGGCACGAAGTGCTCCAGCATGCGGCTGGAGCAGGTGGTGGCGATCCCTTTGGTGCAGAGGTTGTCCTTGATCGCCAGCGGGATGCCCGCCAGGGGCGGCAGCGCCTCGCCGGCGGCTCGTGCGTCGTCGATGCGGGCAGCATCCGCGAGGGCGCGCTCAGCGGTGACGGCCAGGAAGGCGTGCACCTGGGGGTCAACCGCCGAGACCCGCGCGAGGTGGAGCTCGGTGAGCTCGCGGGCCGAAACCTCACCGCGGCTCAGCTGTTCCCGCCATTGGGCGATCCCCATCCACCTGCACACCAGCTGGCAGGGACGCTATCAGCCGGACTTCGCCGGACGGCATGGGGTTCAGGCCGGCGGAACGGCACCGTCGGCGCCGGGAATCTCGGTGAGAGGCTCACCCCGGCTGGTGCGCACGAGGCTGTAGTCGAGCGAGGCCGGCGACTCGGCGCGCAGATCGTCGAGGAAGCCCGGCAGGGCCGCCTCCAGGGTGCTGCGGCGCACGAACGGACCGAACCAGTAGGTGGCGTCCGGGGACCGGGTTTCCACCCGCGCCCACCAGGCGAGGCCCAGCCCATTGGCAAGGTTGCGCATGGGCCAGAGCAGCGGATTCATGGGGGCGTCAGCTCATCGGTTCCATTCTGACCAGTCCATCGGCACCGGTCAGGCGTGTGCGTTGGGGCAATGGCAGCTCCGTCCGCCAGGCGGATGGCCGGCGGACGGATCCGGCAGCCATTCAGAGGCGGATGTCGCCCTGGAAGCTCATCCCGGCGTCACCGGAAGACTCCAGCCTGACCACGGTCTCCGGGCCTCGGGCAAGCTGCGCCTCCCCGGCGCCGGGCGGCGTCACCACCGGCGCCGCGGTCAGATCCGCCACGCCGGGTGACGGGAGGGAAAGGCCGGGGTGCGCCTCTGCCAGGTCGGCGTCGGGGGCGCCGCTGGCAGCAGCCTCGTCGTGGCCGGCTCGCTCCACCGGCGCCGCAGACGCCTGCTGGGCCGATGGGGCGAGCTCCTGGCGCTCAGGCAGCAGCGGGTCAGCGGCGATGGCCGCATGCCAGACCGGCGCCTCGTCGCCAACCTCCTCGCCGGCGTCCTCGGCGGCAGACTCCGTCAGCCCCTCCTGGGCAACCTGCCCGGGTGCGAAGGCCTGCGGAGCGGAGACAGGCTCCAGCAGCTCAGCTCCGGCTGCAGCCGCCTCCGCAGCGACGTCCACCACCTCTGCCGCTGGGGCGGGATCCACGGCGGCAGGATCCGACTCGGCGGCCGGTGCGGGCGCGGGCAGGGAGGGACGCACCAGGCGCGGCGCCGGGCTGTTGCCGCGCAGGCCCTGCATCCAGCCGCGGCGGGCGATCTCGTAGAGCAGCAGCGCCGTCGCCACCGAGGCGTTGAGGCTGGGGGTGGTGCCGCGCAGAGGGATGCGCACCAGCTGGTCGCAGTGCTTGCGGGTCAGAAGCGACAGGCCGTCACCCTCCGAGCCGGTGACCACCACCAGCGGTCCGTCCAGGTCGGCCTCCTCAAGGGTGACACTGCCCTCGGAGGCCAGGCCGATCACCCGATAGCCCTCGTCCTTGAGGGCCTCCAGTGAGCGGTTGAGGTTGACGACCCGCGCCACCGGCAGGTGCTCCAGCGCCCCGGCGGCCACCTTCGCCACCGAACCGGTCAGGCCGGCGTTACGGCGCTGCGGCAGCACCAGGCCATGGGCCCCGAGGGCCTCGGCACTGCGCACGATCGCACCCAGGTTCTGGGGATCGGTCAGACCATCGACGGCGATGAGGAGCGGCGCTTCACCGGTGGAACGGCAGCCATCGATCAGGCTCGGCAGATCAAGGGTCTCGGCCGCCGCGGGCTGCAGCACGATGCCCTGATGCACCGCGCCGCCGCTGATCTGGCCGAGCCGCGCCCAGGTGACCTCCTCCACCAGGACCCCGCCCGCCTTGGCTTCGCGCAGCAGCTGCAGGAAACGCGGGCTGAAGCGCATCTCCGGCGTGCACCAGATGCGATGGATCGGACGGCCGCTCTCCAGGGCCGCCTGTGAGGAGTGCCGCCCCCAGATCAGATCGCTGGGGGCGGCCCCGGCGAAGTGGTCACCCTCCGGCGCCTCGCTGGCCCGGCCTGCGCCGCCGACCGGGCCGCGGCGCTCCAGGCCAACGAGCTCAGCGGGAGGACGGGGACGGGCCCCACGGGGCAGGAAACGGGATCCCCCGGGGGCCTCAGGCGTCCGCGGCCCTGAGGGGCGAGCACCCGCAGGACGGGGCCCGGAGAACGAACGGGCGGGACGACCCGCCTCTGGTCGACGGTCGAAGCGGGCAGCGCCCCGCTCGGGGCGTCGCTGCTCAGGACGCCGCTCCCAGCGGCGCTCCTCGGTCCGTCCGAACTCCGGACGCTCAGGGCGGCGCTCTCCGAAGCGGGGGGCATCCCCACGGCGCGGTGCGGCGCTGTCGCCATCGCGGCCGCGCGGTGTCCACTCCCCCATGGGCCGGCCGGCATCGCGGCTGGGACGGGCGCGATCGGAACCGGATCCCTCCGGTGCGGAGCCCCAGCCGGGGCGGCGGTTGCCGGGTGCGCGGGTGGGTGCGCCGGGGCGGCCGGAGCCACGACTGGGCGGGCGGCCGGAAGGGCCTCCACCGGGGCGGCGCGCCCCCCGATCCGGGCGGGAATCGGGACGGCGATCAGGACGGGGACTCATGGGCGAACAGACAGGGGGTGGACGCGGTCTCCTCGAGGTGATCCAGCAGCTCGGCCAGC
It contains:
- the gatA gene encoding Asp-tRNA(Asn)/Glu-tRNA(Gln) amidotransferase subunit GatA, with product MGIAQWREQLSRGEVSARELTELHLARVSAVDPQVHAFLAVTAERALADAARIDDARAAGEALPPLAGIPLAIKDNLCTKGIATTCSSRMLEHFVPPYESTVTDRLWQAGAVLLGKTNLDEFAMGSSTETSAFGPSRNPWNPDKVPGGSSGGSAAAVAAGECVASLGSDTGGSIRQPAAFCGVVGLKPTYGRVSRYGLVAFASSLDQVGPFSTSVADAAELLQVIAGADPRDSTCLRAPVPDYRAALSQPVAGLKVGIVRECFEAEGLDPQVKASVLAAAARLEALGCELVEVSCPRFNDGIATYYVIAPSEASANLARYDGVKYGYRAGDAASLAEMTARSRAEGFGEEVQRRILIGTYALSAGYVDAYYRKAQQVRTLIRRDFDRAFETVDVLLTPTSPTTAFGFGAHSEDPLAMYLADLLTIPANMAGLPAISVPCGFDDQGLPIGLQLITGVLQEERLLQVAHQYEQAAQVMAQRPEAALVAPDLV
- the rlmB gene encoding 23S rRNA (guanosine(2251)-2'-O)-methyltransferase RlmB — its product is MSPRPDRRPDSRPDRGARRPGGGPSGRPPSRGSGRPGAPTRAPGNRRPGWGSAPEGSGSDRARPSRDAGRPMGEWTPRGRDGDSAAPRRGDAPRFGERRPERPEFGRTEERRWERRPEQRRPERGAARFDRRPEAGRPARSFSGPRPAGARPSGPRTPEAPGGSRFLPRGARPRPPAELVGLERRGPVGGAGRASEAPEGDHFAGAAPSDLIWGRHSSQAALESGRPIHRIWCTPEMRFSPRFLQLLREAKAGGVLVEEVTWARLGQISGGAVHQGIVLQPAAAETLDLPSLIDGCRSTGEAPLLIAVDGLTDPQNLGAIVRSAEALGAHGLVLPQRRNAGLTGSVAKVAAGALEHLPVARVVNLNRSLEALKDEGYRVIGLASEGSVTLEEADLDGPLVVVTGSEGDGLSLLTRKHCDQLVRIPLRGTTPSLNASVATALLLYEIARRGWMQGLRGNSPAPRLVRPSLPAPAPAAESDPAAVDPAPAAEVVDVAAEAAAAGAELLEPVSAPQAFAPGQVAQEGLTESAAEDAGEEVGDEAPVWHAAIAADPLLPERQELAPSAQQASAAPVERAGHDEAAASGAPDADLAEAHPGLSLPSPGVADLTAAPVVTPPGAGEAQLARGPETVVRLESSGDAGMSFQGDIRL
- a CDS encoding DUF1816 domain-containing protein, which encodes MNPLLWPMRNLANGLGLAWWARVETRSPDATYWFGPFVRRSTLEAALPGFLDDLRAESPASLDYSLVRTSRGEPLTEIPGADGAVPPA